In Haliscomenobacter hydrossis DSM 1100, the DNA window ATGAATGCCGGAATACAGACGTTTTCCAGGGCGTTGAACTCGGGCAACAAATGATGAAATTGAAAAACAAAACCGAGGTTCTTGCTGCGAAAATCGGCCAGTTTTTTCTGATTCAGCTTAGATATTTCTTCGCCAGCAATAAAAATCTGGCCACTATCGGCTGTATCGAGTGTGCCCAGAATATGGAGCAGGGTGCTTTTCCCTGCTCCTGATTTTCCTACGATGGAAACAATTTCGCCTTGTTGTATACTCAGGTCCACCCCTTTGAGCACACTCAATTTCCCGTATGATTTTTGGATTTGTTTTGCTACAATCATGCGGGCAAAATTAAACAAAAAGCAATTGGAGCCAGCCGAAAATATAGGCTTTTGTGGAAAAAGTTTATTTCAGGCAATCCATAAACTCCCGGCGCATGTCGTTGTTTTCAAAACAACCACTGTACTCCAGGGTGAGGGTGGTGCTTTCATCGTGCTGAATCCCCCGATGACTGACACACATGTGCTTGGCATCCACCACAATGATCACATCTTTAGTGTCCAGCGCTTCTTGCAATGCCAGCAAAATTTGTTTGGTCATGCGCTCTTGCACTTGGGGGCGCCGTGCATAATAATCAACAATGCGGTTCAACTTGGACAAGCCGATTACTTTACCATTCGACACGTAGCCAACATGGGCCTTGCCGGTAATGGGCAAAAAGTGGTGCTCACAGAAGGTTTTTACCGTAATGTTTTTTTCCACCAACATCCGTTTGTAATCGTAGCTGTTGTCAAAAGCCGATATTTCCGGTTTATTGGCAGGGTTAAGCCCATGAAAAATTTCTTGAACAAACATTTTAGCTACCCGTTTGGGCGTATCCTGCAGACTGTCGTCGTTTAGATCCAGGCCCAGGGTATCCATGATGGCAGCAAAATGATGGGCGATGATTTCCATCTTCTCTTTGTCGTTCATATCGAACGCATCAGGCCGCAATGGGGTTTCTACCCCCGTACTGATATGGTTGTCGCCCATAGTTTGAGCTTTTTGACCCAATACCAAGTCGAGGGTATTATCCGTAGTCACCATATTGGAATGAGATTTTTTGTCGTGCATTTTGACGTGCTTACCTATTGAAGTAACATCTGCTCCTCAACTGTAGTTCGGTAGGGTAAGTTATGCCAATTTGGATGAGAAAATCAAATATCGGCATTCTAACAAAAGTGAAACCAAATAGGTTTTGGTAAAGCCAAAATAAAAACAAGGATACAGATTATTCTACCTGGTACAATTTGTTATTTGTAAAGTTGGAGAAATTCAGCAATAAAATACGGCTTTTTTGTCCAAATAAAGTGAAGCATATCGTCATATCTATTTGATTTAGTGGAAAGTATTTTATTTTCAATTAAAATTGAAAATTTTGAAACTTTACTTGACTGGTAACTTGGATTGGCCTACCTTTGACTTAGTTTTAAATCTAAACATAGATAAACACACCCGATATGGATGCCAACCTTCCCATTTTGCCCAATCACCCCAGAGTGGTGATCATCGGTGGCGGTTTTGCCGGACTGGCCATGGCCAAAAAGCTGCGTAAACAGCACTTTCAAGTGGTTTTACTCGATCGAAACAACTATTATACGTTCCAGCCTTTATTGTATCAAGTAGCAACCGGTGGACTGGAACCCGACAGCATCGCTTACCCCTTGCGCAAGATTTTTCAGGGCAATCCGAAGTTATCTTTTCGCATGGCCGAAGTGTTGCACATCAAGCCAGAGCAAAAAGTGGTAGAAACTACCATTGGCGACATCTCCTATGATCACCTTGTAGTGGCTACGGGCAGCCAGACCAATTTTTTCAGCTTTGCCGACCAGGAAGAACACATGATGGGCTTAAAATCGGTACCAGAAGCCCTCAATTTGCGCAGTTTTATTCTGCAAAACTTTGAAAAAGCGACCGTTTCGCTCTCTACTCAGGCTCAGGATTCGCTGATCAACATCGCTATTGTGGGTGGAGGCCCCACTGGTGTAGAACTGGCGGGCGCCTTGGCAGAAATGAAAAGATTTGTCTTCCCCAAAGATTATCCCGATCTGGATATGCAGCGGATGCGCATCGTTTTACTTGAAGCGACGCCCAAGTTGTTGGGTGGTATGAGTGAAGCAGCCAGTGCCCGTGCCTTAAAAGACCTGCAAACCCTCGGCGTAGAAGTGAACTTGAATGCCAAAGTTTCCTATTACGATGGTTCGATCCTGATCACTGAAGATGGATTTCGGCTACCTACTGAAACGCTGATTTGGGCGGCAGGGGTAAAAGGTCAATTTCCCAGCGGGATTAGTAAAGATAAAATTGTGGGTGGAAACCGCATCCAGGTTGATGCATTCAACCGGGTGAGCGATCATGAAGGAGTATACGTCCTGGGCGATGCCGCCGCCATGATTACGCCCGAAACACCCCGGGGCTACCCCATGATGGCCCCCGTAGCCATCCAGCAAGGGCAACAACTGGCGGCCAATTTGATCCGAAGCCAAAAAGGACAAGATTGGAAACCATTTAAATACCTCGACAAAGGCACGATGGCCACGATTGGCCGCAACCGCGCCGTGGTCAACTTTTTGGGTCAAACCTTTCACGGGATCGTAGCCTGGTTGATGTGGATGTTTGTGCACATCATGTACCTGGTTGGTTTCCGCAATAAAATTGCCACCCTCATGGGTTGGATATACAATTACCTGACTTACGACCGGGCGCTGCGCTTGATCATTCGTCCTTTTGCCAGGAGCAAAAGCCCACAGGTATACACCAAAGTTTAAACTGTGTTTTCAAGCCGTAAAATCTTGGAGGCAGGACGCTCCAAGATTTTACGGCGAATTTTCAGGAGAATTTGTCAATTCGTTTACCTTTGTTGCTTTCAGGTAAAATTTATTCAACCAAGTTGAACAACCCGTGAAAGAGCAACAACACAAAGTTACTTTTGGAAGTCTCATCGTAACCCTGGGAATTGTATACGGCGACATTGGAACCTCACCGCTTTACGTATTTAACGCCATCGCCGGGCATGATATCCTCACCAAGGAACTCATCTACGGTGGTTTGTCCCTGATTTTTTGGACACTCAGCCTCCAGGCTACCTTCAAGTACATTTTCATCACGCTCAATGCCGACAACAATGGCGAAGGGGGTATCTTTGCCTTATACTCGCTAGTCAGGAGAAGAGCACCAAAATGGACCATTTACGTAGCTATGGTAGGTTGTGCGGCCCTGATTGCGGATGGGATGATCACGCCAGCAATCTCTTTGACCTCCTCATTGGAAGTTGCTGAAAAAGCCCTGCCTGGGCTGCCTATCGTTCCCGGCGTAATTGCCATTTTGGTGGCGATATTTATGTTTCAGCAATTTGGGACCGATACGATTGGTAAGTTTTTTGGACCGCTGATGCTTGTCTGGTTTACCATGCTGATCGTCCTTGGTGTTGGTTCAATTATTGGCCACCCGGAAATCTTTGCGGCGTTGAATCCTTATTATGCGGTAAAACTCTTTCAACACCACCACAACGCCTGGTGGGTGGTGGGCGCTGTTTTTCTGTGTGTGACAGGAGCCGAGGCCTTGTATTCTGATCTGGGTCATGTAGGCAAACGCAATGTGCAAATTTCCTGGATTTTTGTCAAAACGGCATTGATGCTCAATTACCTGGGCCAAGGTGCCTGGATGATGGGGCACATAGGGCACGAATTGCCATCCAATCCTTTCGGTGGCTTGATGCCCGATTGGTTTGCACCGTTTGGGTCAGCTATTTCGACCATAGCGGCCATCATTGCCAGCCAGGCTTTGATTACGGGGTCATTTTCACTGATTCACGAAGCCATTAGGCTGAAAACCTGGTTCCGCACAGTTGTGTACCATCCTTCACGACACCGTTCGCAGATGTACATTCCTTTTGTCAATTGGCTGTTGTTTACCGGTTGTGTATATGTCGTCCTTTATTTCCAAAGTTCGGCCAAAATGGAAGCTGCGTACGGCATTGCCATCACGATTGCGATGTTGTCTACCACCATGCTTTTGTATTTTTACCTCAAGAGCCGTAAGGCCATGCCCTCTGCGGCCATCTATCTACTGATTCTGTTGTTTTTGGCCATTGAAGGCACATTTTTTGCTGCAAATGCGCAAAAAATCGCCCACGGTGCGGGTTTTGCGCTCATTCTGGGTGGGGTATTTTTCCTGGTCATGTTTACGGTATATAACGCTAAACTGATCACCAAACAAAAACGGAATGTAATTATGTTGGGGAGGGTGCTCCCCACCATTCGAGCGGTGAGTCAGGATGAAAAAATTCCACTTTACGCTTCTCATTTGGTGTTTTTGACCACTACCCGCAAAAAAGACCTGATCGAAGAAGCCATTCCACAATCCATCTACGAACACCGCCCCAAACGTGCTGATGTATATTGGCTGCTGCACTTTTCGGAGGAAGACGAACCGTACACCAACTATTACAAGTTCACCGAAATTGAAGCGGGTTTGATGTACCGATTGGACTTCCATCTCGGGTACAAAATTCACCCGGACGTGAGTGAATTTTTCCCACGGGCCATCAACGAACTTGCCGCCCAGGGTAAAATCCAGTTGAAAAACCATTATGCTTCTTTACAAGAGCGCGAGGTGGGGCCCGATTTCCGGTTTGTTTTACTGGATACGGCTTTCCTGATTTCACCAGTAATGCCCATCCGCGAGCAATTGTTGCTGAAAGGTTATTTGTTACTGAAAAAAATTGGGGTATCCGCAGAGTCGCATTTTGTGCTTGAACCCGGAAGTTGGGTCAAGGAGGAGGTCATTGTGAATGATTGAGGAAGTTGAGAAGGTTGAGAAGTTGAGAAGGTTGAGGCTGCCGCGAGCGACAGGGCTACCGCACAATTTTGACCCTCAATCAGAATGTGTTCTTTTCAAGATCGCTTTTGAATGTCGCTCGCGGTAGCCTCAACCTCCTCAACTTCTCAACCTTTTCAACTGATTACCGAATGATCACCTCTTCCAGGTATTCTTCGCCAAGGTCTTCGTTGAGCATTTTGCGGATTTTTTCACGGCCATAAAAAAGTTCCTGGCGCAGGGAGGGAGAATCGATGAGTAGGTATAGTTTGCGGCGAATGACCCGCACCTGCGTGGTATGTTGCGCAATGGAAGGCCCCATCATGGTGCTCCAGGCAGCTTTGATGCGCGCTTCACTGATCCCTTGTTTGAGGCGAAATTGGTTGACCATTTCCAGTAGGGCCTCCTTCAATGTTTTTTCATCGTACTTGGACATGCAACGAATTTACGGGATTTTTTGAAATCCGTCACATCATAAATAGATATAAGTCATGCGTGCATTAACCGTTTTTTGCGGAGCGAATACTGGTTCCGATCCAATCTACACCGAAGTAGCCCGCCAAATGGGACATTTATTGGCCTCCGAGGGCATCGCGCTGGTGTATGGCGGCGGAAAAGTAGGCTTGATGGGCGTGATTGCCGATGCCGTTTTAGAAAAAGGAGGCAAAGTCATCGGAGTGATTCCTCACTTTTTGGCGCATAAAGAGGTCGAACACCTCGGAGTAAGCGAAATGCACTATTCCGAAACCATGCACGAGCGCAAAATGAAGATGTTCGAGCTCTCGGATGGTGCCATTGCCATGCCAGGTGGTTTTGGTACGCTGGATGAGTTGTTTGAATTGTGTACCTGGGCGCAATTGGGGCATCACGAAAAACCCCTCGCCATCCTCAACGTCAATGGCTTTTACGATGCGCTGCTGCAGTTCCTGGACCGTGCGGTGAGTGAGGCATTTCTAAAAACCGAAAACCGCGGCATCATCCTGGACGCTACACAACCCGCCGAAGTTTTGAAAAAAATGCGTAACTACCAGCCTGTTCATGTTCCGAAGTGGATCCGGAAGGAAGAGATTTAAGCATTTCTACAAAAAATCGATTGATATGGAGTTGTATTTCACCATGATCATTATTGCCATCGGCATTTTTTTATTCATTAAAGAATATTTTAGCATTGATACAACTTCCATTTTAATCATGGCACTTTTCATAGTGTCTGGCGTGTTAAACCCTGAAGAAGGAACTTCCGGCTTTAATCACCCCGCTACACTTACGCTAGGCTGTATGTTTGTGGTAAGTGCAGCGGTATTTAAATCAGGATTAATTGACGGCTTGAGTGACAAAATTGTAAAAATTGCAGGTACTCATTACATCATCGCACTGATCGTTTTTTGTTGCATTTCAGCATTAATTTCAGCTTTTGTAAATGATTCTGCGGTCGTTGCATTGCTTATTCCGATGGCACTTTCGGTTTGCCGAGATACCGGAATTGCACCTTCCAGGCTTTTAATCCCCATTTCATTTTCCGCACTTTTTGGTGGTACTTGTACACTTATTGGTACTTCTACAAATATTTTGGTAAATAGCATTGCTGAAAAACAAGGTTTTCAACCTTTTGGAATGTTCGATTTTTCATTGGCCGCGTTGTGTTTGTTGGGGGTTGGGTTCAGTTATTTATTTCTCATTGCACCGCTTATTTTACCCAAAAGAAACACTACAGTCGAGAATGAATTTACCAACACACAAGATTATACTTCGGAAGTCACCATTGTCCAGGGCAACAAAGACATCGAAAAACCTATCCACAAAACGGCCTTATCCACCGATTTTTCGGCACAAATAATTTCTATTAAAAGGAATGGAGACAACCTATTGATTTTTGATCGATACACCACACTTAAAGAGGGTGATGTTCTAAAAATAGTGATCAGCCCAGACAAATTGATCAAGCTGGAAGCCATGAACATGTATAAGATTTCTGGCAATAAAAAAGGATTAAACGACGCTGAACACCCAAAGATTTTGTTTGAAACCATGATACCAGTAGGATCTGATTTAGCAGGAAGCTCGCTTAAAGAATTTAAATTCAGAAACATATACAACTGTTCTGTTTTAGCCATCAGGCACCGGGAGGAAACCATTCACGAAAACTTATCCGAAGTAACCATCAAAGAAGGTGACTTGCTTTTGATCTATGCGACCAAAGAAGAATTGAACCAGCTCATCCAGGAAAAATTAGTTATTCTGCTGTCAGAGTATACCAAAGCGAAGATCAATTACAAAAAAGCCATTCCGGCCCTGGTCATTGCGGTTGGAGTGGTGGCGGTTGCCGCATTTGGACTTACCTCCATACTCATCAGCAGTATGGTTGGCTGTTTATTGTTGGTCACCACTTCAATCCTGAAACCTAAAGAAGCCTATGAGGCCATTGAATGGAAAGTAATATTCATGATGGCGGGCGTCTTATCCATGGGTACAGCATTAAAAAAGACTGGCGGTGCCGATTTAATTTCGGATTTCGTTTACAATACGATCGGAGGGCTGAATCCACAAATTACCCTTAGCCTGGTTTTTCTCGTTACATTTTTATCAACCAACGTTTTATCCAGCAAAGCAACTGCTGCATTAATGACTCCAATTGTGATTAGTTTGGCTACTGCCATGGACCTGAGCGAAAAACCTTTTTTGATCGCCGTAATGTTTGCGTGTTCATTGACCTTTATGACGCCGGTTAGTTATCCAACCAATACCATGGTGTATGCTCCCGGAAATTATAAATTCAACGATTATTTAAAAGTGGGCACGCCGCTCAATGTCATCATTTGGATTGCGGCATCCTTTATCATCCCTTATTTTTTTCCATTTTAAACACACGTTTGAGCGCGTGTTTAAATTACCTCCGATTCATGCACCTTGTCCGCAGGTAAATCTGCCAACTCTGGCAACCAGTGTTTGACGTAATCACCATGTGGGTCGTAGCGTTTGGCCTGAGTCAGGGTATTGAAATAACGATCCTCCCGAGGATCTGACCCCACGCCAGCGATGTAATTCCAGTTGCCCCAATTGCTGCACACGTCGTAGTCGATCAGGATAGATTCGAAGTATTCGGCACCCATTTGCCAATTGATGTTGAGGTCTTTCACCAAAAAACTGGCCACATTCTGCCGGCCCCGGTTGGACATAAATCCGGTGTGCTTCAATTCCAGCATATTGGCATCAATAAAAGGCACTCCCGTGGTGCCATCGATCCATTTTTGCAACACTTGCGGGTTTTCCGTCCAACGCGGATCGGCCTGCCCCCGAGTGCCCCCAATTTGAAAAATTTTATTGCCGTATTTTTTGCCCATAAACCGGAAAAAATCCCGCCAGAGTAGTTCAAAAAACAACCAATAGGTTGATTCATTGGCACCGCGCTGGGCCTCGTATTTTTTCAGTTCGTGGTAAATCAATTTTGGAGAAAGACAACCCTGCGCAAGCCAGGGACTAAGCTTGGAAGAATAATCTCCTCCCAACAAACCATTGCGGGTCTCCTTGTAGTTTTTGATCAGGTCCGTTTCCCACAAATAATACTGCAAGCGTTTGATGCCTTCAGTTTCGCCCCCCTTGAAGGAAAGTACCGCCCTTGGATCCTTAGCAAAATCATCGACGTTATGTCCCAGTTCCTCCAGGGAAGGGATGTCACCTGCTGGAAATTCAAAAGAAAGTGGATTAAAGGTTCGATCGGGTTTGGACAGCGGTTCTCTCACCGGAACGATCCGTTCTACTTCTTTGCGAAACTGCGTAAAAACATCGGGCGTATGTTGGATGGGGAAAGGTAAATCTGCGGTGTAATACAACATTTTGCCCCGGTTGTAACGCATTTCCTGACCAATGCTCCAGAGCCTGTTTTCTAACTCATCTTGTATCCTGGCTTCCTCTGCGGTGCGTTCGCGATTGCAAAAAATCCAGCTGGTTTTACATTCTTTCGCCATCGAAAAAAGAATGTCTTCCGTTTTCCCCACCCGCACAATCAAGTCACTATTGAGTTTGCGCAAAGATTGACGCAAATCCGCTACCGACTCGATGATGAATTGCGCGCGATATTTTCCGGTTTTAGGGAAACCGAACGAAGTTTTTCCCTTGAATGTACGCTCATCAAAAATGAAAACCGGGATTACTTCATAGGCATTGCGCAAGGCATCTTGCAAAGCCTCATTGTCATGCAAACGCAAATCCTGGCGAAACCACACAATTGCTCTTCTCTTCATGGTCATTGGTTAAAAACCCGAAAGTACAACAAAAGGCAGTAGGGCTAGTTTACGCCAAATTGTAATTTTTTTTTCAAATTCAAAGGTTCTGACGAAATTTGTCCCGTTGGGTACGATTCAAATCCCAGCATTTGAGCCATGTTGAAAGAATTTCAGGAATATTTGACCAAACTGATCGGAGATTTGCCCAGCAACTATCAATTCCTGCTGGCGGTAAGTGGAGGAAAAGACTCGGTCGTGTTGGCCGATTTGTTCTATTGCTCGGGTATTCCTTTTGCCATTGCCCACATCAATTTTCAGTTGCGGGGAGAAGAATCTGATGGAGACGAACGTTTTGTAAAAGCCCTGGCCAAACGCTGCGAGGTGGAATGTTTCACCATGCTCGCCGACACCAAAGCTTACGGTGCCGAGCACAAGCTGTCGACCCAAATGGCAGCCCGAACCATCC includes these proteins:
- the folE gene encoding GTP cyclohydrolase I FolE, translating into MVTTDNTLDLVLGQKAQTMGDNHISTGVETPLRPDAFDMNDKEKMEIIAHHFAAIMDTLGLDLNDDSLQDTPKRVAKMFVQEIFHGLNPANKPEISAFDNSYDYKRMLVEKNITVKTFCEHHFLPITGKAHVGYVSNGKVIGLSKLNRIVDYYARRPQVQERMTKQILLALQEALDTKDVIIVVDAKHMCVSHRGIQHDESTTLTLEYSGCFENNDMRREFMDCLK
- a CDS encoding NAD(P)/FAD-dependent oxidoreductase; amino-acid sequence: MDANLPILPNHPRVVIIGGGFAGLAMAKKLRKQHFQVVLLDRNNYYTFQPLLYQVATGGLEPDSIAYPLRKIFQGNPKLSFRMAEVLHIKPEQKVVETTIGDISYDHLVVATGSQTNFFSFADQEEHMMGLKSVPEALNLRSFILQNFEKATVSLSTQAQDSLINIAIVGGGPTGVELAGALAEMKRFVFPKDYPDLDMQRMRIVLLEATPKLLGGMSEAASARALKDLQTLGVEVNLNAKVSYYDGSILITEDGFRLPTETLIWAAGVKGQFPSGISKDKIVGGNRIQVDAFNRVSDHEGVYVLGDAAAMITPETPRGYPMMAPVAIQQGQQLAANLIRSQKGQDWKPFKYLDKGTMATIGRNRAVVNFLGQTFHGIVAWLMWMFVHIMYLVGFRNKIATLMGWIYNYLTYDRALRLIIRPFARSKSPQVYTKV
- a CDS encoding KUP/HAK/KT family potassium transporter, coding for MKEQQHKVTFGSLIVTLGIVYGDIGTSPLYVFNAIAGHDILTKELIYGGLSLIFWTLSLQATFKYIFITLNADNNGEGGIFALYSLVRRRAPKWTIYVAMVGCAALIADGMITPAISLTSSLEVAEKALPGLPIVPGVIAILVAIFMFQQFGTDTIGKFFGPLMLVWFTMLIVLGVGSIIGHPEIFAALNPYYAVKLFQHHHNAWWVVGAVFLCVTGAEALYSDLGHVGKRNVQISWIFVKTALMLNYLGQGAWMMGHIGHELPSNPFGGLMPDWFAPFGSAISTIAAIIASQALITGSFSLIHEAIRLKTWFRTVVYHPSRHRSQMYIPFVNWLLFTGCVYVVLYFQSSAKMEAAYGIAITIAMLSTTMLLYFYLKSRKAMPSAAIYLLILLFLAIEGTFFAANAQKIAHGAGFALILGGVFFLVMFTVYNAKLITKQKRNVIMLGRVLPTIRAVSQDEKIPLYASHLVFLTTTRKKDLIEEAIPQSIYEHRPKRADVYWLLHFSEEDEPYTNYYKFTEIEAGLMYRLDFHLGYKIHPDVSEFFPRAINELAAQGKIQLKNHYASLQEREVGPDFRFVLLDTAFLISPVMPIREQLLLKGYLLLKKIGVSAESHFVLEPGSWVKEEVIVND
- a CDS encoding DUF721 domain-containing protein gives rise to the protein MSKYDEKTLKEALLEMVNQFRLKQGISEARIKAAWSTMMGPSIAQHTTQVRVIRRKLYLLIDSPSLRQELFYGREKIRKMLNEDLGEEYLEEVIIR
- a CDS encoding TIGR00730 family Rossman fold protein produces the protein MRALTVFCGANTGSDPIYTEVARQMGHLLASEGIALVYGGGKVGLMGVIADAVLEKGGKVIGVIPHFLAHKEVEHLGVSEMHYSETMHERKMKMFELSDGAIAMPGGFGTLDELFELCTWAQLGHHEKPLAILNVNGFYDALLQFLDRAVSEAFLKTENRGIILDATQPAEVLKKMRNYQPVHVPKWIRKEEI
- a CDS encoding SLC13 family permease, translating into MELYFTMIIIAIGIFLFIKEYFSIDTTSILIMALFIVSGVLNPEEGTSGFNHPATLTLGCMFVVSAAVFKSGLIDGLSDKIVKIAGTHYIIALIVFCCISALISAFVNDSAVVALLIPMALSVCRDTGIAPSRLLIPISFSALFGGTCTLIGTSTNILVNSIAEKQGFQPFGMFDFSLAALCLLGVGFSYLFLIAPLILPKRNTTVENEFTNTQDYTSEVTIVQGNKDIEKPIHKTALSTDFSAQIISIKRNGDNLLIFDRYTTLKEGDVLKIVISPDKLIKLEAMNMYKISGNKKGLNDAEHPKILFETMIPVGSDLAGSSLKEFKFRNIYNCSVLAIRHREETIHENLSEVTIKEGDLLLIYATKEELNQLIQEKLVILLSEYTKAKINYKKAIPALVIAVGVVAVAAFGLTSILISSMVGCLLLVTTSILKPKEAYEAIEWKVIFMMAGVLSMGTALKKTGGADLISDFVYNTIGGLNPQITLSLVFLVTFLSTNVLSSKATAALMTPIVISLATAMDLSEKPFLIAVMFACSLTFMTPVSYPTNTMVYAPGNYKFNDYLKVGTPLNVIIWIAASFIIPYFFPF
- a CDS encoding DASH family cryptochrome; the protein is MTMKRRAIVWFRQDLRLHDNEALQDALRNAYEVIPVFIFDERTFKGKTSFGFPKTGKYRAQFIIESVADLRQSLRKLNSDLIVRVGKTEDILFSMAKECKTSWIFCNRERTAEEARIQDELENRLWSIGQEMRYNRGKMLYYTADLPFPIQHTPDVFTQFRKEVERIVPVREPLSKPDRTFNPLSFEFPAGDIPSLEELGHNVDDFAKDPRAVLSFKGGETEGIKRLQYYLWETDLIKNYKETRNGLLGGDYSSKLSPWLAQGCLSPKLIYHELKKYEAQRGANESTYWLFFELLWRDFFRFMGKKYGNKIFQIGGTRGQADPRWTENPQVLQKWIDGTTGVPFIDANMLELKHTGFMSNRGRQNVASFLVKDLNINWQMGAEYFESILIDYDVCSNWGNWNYIAGVGSDPREDRYFNTLTQAKRYDPHGDYVKHWLPELADLPADKVHESEVI